The Podarcis raffonei isolate rPodRaf1 chromosome 2, rPodRaf1.pri, whole genome shotgun sequence genome window below encodes:
- the LOC128406572 gene encoding pleckstrin homology domain-containing family A member 3-like isoform X1, which yields MEGALLKWTNYLSGWQPRYFVLENGILSYYDSQDDVGKGSKGSIKMAVCEIKVHTTDPTRMELVIPGEQYFYLKAGGAAERQKWLVALGSSKACLGDSRSQKERDLDLSNESLGRKLSELRLYCDVLTQQVLAVQDATHPQDNGSPLDLQKMNEASSLLRATCSQFISTLEECMKFANTRLAPELYHPLTVPQPFDFVGTKLPHSHRVRRSMSHTGIASSERALEQARVLPAPAKGTVTVLRNLEEMVMFRSQQWGQPGSQSESAPSTIVEEAVDVLSSAQDSPVDSAAGDQ from the exons ATGGAGGGAGCGCTGCTGAAATGGACCAACTATCTTTCGG GTTGGCAGCCACGATACTTCGTACTAGAGAATGGCATCCTCTCCTATTATGATTCACAGGATGACGTGGGAAAGGGCAGCAAAGGCAGCATCAAGATGGCTGTGTGTGAGATCAAAG TCCACACTACTGACCCCACTCGCATGGAGCTGGTCATCCCTGGAGAGCAGTACTTCTACCTGAAGGCAGGAGGCGCCGCTGAGAGACAGAAATGGCTCGTGGCTTTGGGCAGCTCCAAGGCCTGCCTGGGGGACAGCAGGAGCCAGAAGGAGAGAG ATCTGGACCTAAGCAACGAGTCCCTCGGGAGAAAGCTGTCCGAACTGCGACTATATTGCGACGTGCTGACACAGCAGGTCCTCGCCGTACAGGATGCAACACATCCTCAAGACAATGGCTCCCCTCTTGACCTCCAG AAGATGAACGAAGCGTCATCCTTATTGCGAGCGACCTGCAGCCAGTTCATCTCCACGCTAGAAGAGTGCATGAAATTTGCAAACACCCGATTAGCTCCTGAGCTGTACCATCCTTTGACGGTCCCCCAGCCTTTTGACTTTGTGGGTACCAAACTCCCACATTCTCACCGG GTAAGGCGCTCCATGAGCCACACAGGCATAGCCTCATCAGAAAG AGCTCTGGAGCAGGCTCGGGTCTTGCCCGCACCCGCCAAGGGCACCGTGACGGTTCTGCGCAACTTGGAGGAGATGGTGATGTTTCGCTCGCAGCAGTGGGGGCAGCCGGGTTCCCAGTCCGAAAGCGCCCCCAGCACCATCGTCGAAGAAGCAGTTG ACGTCCTTTCATCGGCCCAGGACTCTCCAGTGGACTCAGCTGCCGGGGACCAATGA
- the LOC128406572 gene encoding pleckstrin homology domain-containing family A member 3-like isoform X2 produces the protein MEGALLKWTNYLSGWQPRYFVLENGILSYYDSQDDVGKGSKGSIKMAVCEIKVHTTDPTRMELVIPGEQYFYLKAGGAAERQKWLVALGSSKACLGDSRSQKERDLDLSNESLGRKLSELRLYCDVLTQQVLAVQDATHPQDNGSPLDLQKMNEASSLLRATCSQFISTLEECMKFANTRLAPELYHPLTVPQPFDFVGTKLPHSHRVRRSMSHTGIASSERALEQARVLPAPAKGTVTVLRNLEEMVMFRSQQWGQPGSQSESAPSTIVEEAVGRGCHEITA, from the exons ATGGAGGGAGCGCTGCTGAAATGGACCAACTATCTTTCGG GTTGGCAGCCACGATACTTCGTACTAGAGAATGGCATCCTCTCCTATTATGATTCACAGGATGACGTGGGAAAGGGCAGCAAAGGCAGCATCAAGATGGCTGTGTGTGAGATCAAAG TCCACACTACTGACCCCACTCGCATGGAGCTGGTCATCCCTGGAGAGCAGTACTTCTACCTGAAGGCAGGAGGCGCCGCTGAGAGACAGAAATGGCTCGTGGCTTTGGGCAGCTCCAAGGCCTGCCTGGGGGACAGCAGGAGCCAGAAGGAGAGAG ATCTGGACCTAAGCAACGAGTCCCTCGGGAGAAAGCTGTCCGAACTGCGACTATATTGCGACGTGCTGACACAGCAGGTCCTCGCCGTACAGGATGCAACACATCCTCAAGACAATGGCTCCCCTCTTGACCTCCAG AAGATGAACGAAGCGTCATCCTTATTGCGAGCGACCTGCAGCCAGTTCATCTCCACGCTAGAAGAGTGCATGAAATTTGCAAACACCCGATTAGCTCCTGAGCTGTACCATCCTTTGACGGTCCCCCAGCCTTTTGACTTTGTGGGTACCAAACTCCCACATTCTCACCGG GTAAGGCGCTCCATGAGCCACACAGGCATAGCCTCATCAGAAAG AGCTCTGGAGCAGGCTCGGGTCTTGCCCGCACCCGCCAAGGGCACCGTGACGGTTCTGCGCAACTTGGAGGAGATGGTGATGTTTCGCTCGCAGCAGTGGGGGCAGCCGGGTTCCCAGTCCGAAAGCGCCCCCAGCACCATCGTCGAAGAAGCAGTTGGTAGGGGCTGCCACGAGATAACTGCATGA